The sequence below is a genomic window from Microbacterium abyssi.
TCGAGTACTTCGGTGAGCTGCAGACGGCCGGCAACTTCCTCAAGGTCGACGTGACCCCCGCCACTATCACCAGCGGCGAGACCCCTGTGGTCTTCGACTGGGACTACCTGAACGCCGCCGCCGGCGCTGACAACGAGAACTGGAACGTTACCGTCCTGGACGGCGTCGGCTACGCCTCGTACTACAACCAGGCCATCAACAAGGATGCCCCGAACCCGGCGGCTGCCCGCCTGTGGCAGGAATTCCTCTACAGCGACGAGGTGCAGAACCTGTGGCTCAAGGGCGGCGCGCGTCCGGCTCGCATGGAGGCCATGACGGAGGCGGGCACGATCGACGCCGACCTCGCAGCCGCCCTCCCCGAGGTCCCCGCGGAAACGGTCGTCCCGACCGAGGCGCAGTCCACGGCGGCCGGCACCCTGCTCGGCGAGAAGTGGGCCGCGGCCGTCCAGTGACAGCGATCATGACGGGGGTGGATGCTCCGGCATCCGCCCCCACCACCGCCGGACCGTCTCGCACGGTCCGGCGGTTCGGCCCTTCCTGGGCATGGCTGGGGCTCGTCCCCTTCGGCGCGTACGTGCTGCTTTTCCTGGCCGTGCCGACGATCCTCGCGATCGGTTCCGGGTTCTTCGACGGCGATGGCGTGTTCACCTGGACCAACATCGCAGCCCTCGTCGACCCGGTCGTATTGAACACCTTCGCGAACTCCGCGTGGATCTCGCTGCTCACCGCCGTCGTCGGCGCGGTCGCCGGCGCCCTCGTCTGCTACGCCATGCTCGGCATGAACCCGCAGGGGGCGGTCCGCCAGATGGTGGATGCCGCAGCCGGCGTGCTGGCGCAGTTCGGTGGCGTCATGCTCGCGTTCGCGTTCATCGCAACGATCGGCGCGCAGGGCGTCATCACGGTGCTGCTGCGCGACTCGTTCGGGCTCAATATCTTCGAGAACGGCATGTGGCTGTATGAGGTCCCAGGGCTCATCTTCCCGTACATCTACTTCCAGGTGCCGCTCATGGTGATCACGTTCATGCCCGCGCTCGCGGCACTGAAGCCGCAGTGGTCCGAGGCGAACCTGACTCTCGGCGGTACGCGCCTGGGATTCTGGACCCGCATCGGAATCCCGGTTCTCGCCCCGACTTTCCTCGCGAGTCTGCTGCTGCTGTTCGCCAACGCGTTCTCCTCGTACGCGACCGCGGCCGCGCTCGCCAGCCAAGGGTCGCAGATCGTTCCGCTGCAGATCCGCGCCGCCCTCACCAGCGAGACCGTGCTCGGGCGCGAGAACCTTGCCGGAGCCCTCGCACTCGGCATGATCGTCATCGTCGGCGTCGTGATGGTGCTGTACTCGCTGATCCAGCGGCGAGCCGCGAGGTGGCAGTCATGAACAAGCTCGCTCCCTCTCGCGTGACGCGGTGGATCATCGGCATCCTGATCGGCGCGTTCTTCGCGATCCCGCTGATCTCGACCTTCCTCTACACGTTGCGCGGCACCGGCGGCCGGCTCTCGTTCGAGCGCTGGGCGGCGCTGCTGGACCCCGCGGCATCCGCGGCGATCAAGCCGATCTGGACGGGCCTGGGCAACTCGCTGGTCCTCGCTCTCGTCACGGTCATCATCGTCCTGCTGCTGCTCGCACCGACGATGATCCTGGTGAATCTGCGGTTCCCGAAGCTCAAGTCGGTCTTCGAGTTCACCGCCCTGCTGCCTATCTCGATCCCGGCGATCGTGCTGGTCGTCGGGCTGTCGCCGATCTACCTGCAGATCGGGCGGGCCCTCGGCACCGGAACGTGGACGCTCGCGTTCGCCTACGGCATCACCGTGCTGCCCTTCGCGTACCGCTCGATCCAGGCATCCATCGACGCCGCCGACCTGCGCACGCTGTCGGAGGCCGCCCGGTCGCTCGGCTCGAGCTGGCCGGTCGTCGTGATGAAGGTGCTCGCACCCAACCTGCGTCAGGGCCTGCTATCGGCATCCCTCATCTCGATCGCCGTCGTGCTCGGTGAGTTCACGATCGCATCCCTCCTGAATCGTCAGGTGTTCCAGACCGCGATGGTCGTCGTCGGGAAACAGGATCCCTACGCGCCCGCGATCTTCACGCTGCTCGCGCTGCTGTTCTGCTTCCTGCTGCTGCTCATCATCGGCCGCGCCGCACGCGGCAACCGAAAGGCCTCCCAATGACCACCGCACTCCCCGCGACCAAGGACAACCAGCTGCTGGCCGAAGCCGGCGATGGGACGCGCGTGCAGTTCCAGGGCATCGAGAAGAGCTACGGCTCGAACCGCGTGCTGCACGGCGTCGACCTCGACATCGCACCCGGCGAGTTCGTGTCGCTGCTCGGGCCCTCCGGCTGCGGCAAGACCACCGCGCTGCGCGTGCTCGCGGGCCTCGAGAACGCCGATGGCGGCGCCGTGCTGCTCGGCGGTCAGGATGTCTCGCGCGTCCCCACCAACAGGCGCGACATCGGCATGGTCTTCCAGGCGTACTCGCTGTTCCCGCACCTGAGCGTCGCCGACAACACCGCGTTCGGCCTGCGCCGTCGGGGCATCGGCAAGGCCGCGGCCGGCCGCCGAGCGCTCGATGCCCTGGCTCTCGTCGGACTCGAGGGATTCGCCGAGCGGTTTCCGCACCAGCTCTCCGGCGGACAGCAGCAGCGCGTCGCGCTCGCGCGCGCGCTCGTCACCGAGCCGCGGGTGCTGCTGCTCGACGAACCGCTGTCGGCGCTCGACGCGAAGGTGCGCGTGCAGCTGCGCGACGAGATCCGCCGCATCCAGCTGCGCCTGGGCATCACGACCGTGTTCGTAACGCACGACCAGGAGGAGGCCCTCGCCGTCTCCGACCGGATCGCCGTGATGGATGCCGGACGCATCGACCAGATCGACTCGCCCGAGGAGCTCTACCTGCGGCCGGCGACCGCCCACGTCGCCGCGTTCGTCGGGCTGTCGAGCATCGTCTCGGGAGTCGCATCCGGCGACACGGTCATGGTGTGGGGTCGCTCGCTTCCTGTGAATGCTCCGGCGACCGGCAAGGTCGAGGTGCACCTGCGCCCCGAGAACCTGCGGTTCACCGGCGAGGCGGATGCTGCGACCGGAGGCGTCGTCGAGGAGAGCACCTTCCTCGGCAGCATCCGCCGCACGCTCGTCAAGACCGACACCGGCGAGCTGGTCCGCGTGCAGCACGACGCGCACCAGCATCCGGCCTTCGGTGACCGCGTCTGGCTCGGAATCGAGCCGGTCCCCGTCGCCGTCCGCGCGCGCGACTGACCCGAGAATTGCTTTGCACGTCGAGAATCGAGGTGTGCCGGGCGGATGCCGCGGCTAGAGCACGCGCGAGAGGAAGTCCTGCGTGCGCGGATGCCGCGGGTTCGCGAGCACCTCGCGCGGATCGCCCTGCTCGACGATCGCGCCCGCGTCCATGAAGATCAGGCGGCTTCCGACCTCGCGTGCGAAGCCCATCTCGTGCGTGACGACGAGCATCGTCATGCCCTCGTCCGCGAGCGACCGCATGACCTGCAGCACCTCGCCGACCAGCTCGGGGTCGAGCGCAGAGGTCGGCTCGTCGAACAGCATCATGTCGGGGTTCATGCACAGTGCCCGCGCGATCGCGACGCGCTGCTGCTGACCGCCGGACAGGTGCCCCGGGTACGCGGAAGCCTTCTCGCTGAGCCCCACCCGCGCGAGCATCGCCAGCGCGACCTTCTCGGCCTCTGCCTTCGAGCGCTTCTTCACCCGCCGCTGCGCGAGCGTGAGGTTTCCCATCACGTCGAGGTGCGGGAACAGGTTGAAGCTCTGGAACACCATGCCGATGCGGGTGCGGACCCGGTCGATGTCGGTGTCCTCGTCGGTGATGTCGATGCCCTCGACGAGGATCTCGCCGCCGGTGGGCTCTTCGAGCATGTTCACCGAGCGCAGCAGCGTCGACTTGCCCGAGCCCGACGGTCCGATGATGCACACGACCTCGCCGCCGGTGACGGTGAGGTCGATCCCCTTGAGCACCTCGTTGTCGCCGAAGCTCTTGCGCAGACCCCGGACCTCGATGGCCGGCGCGTGGATGTCGATCAGATCGGTGCTCATCGCTGCCTCGCCATTCGTCGCTCGAGCCACGCGCTGAACCGCGTGAGAGGTATCGTCACGATCAGGTACAGCAGAGCCGCCATGATCAACGGAGTCGCGTTGCCGTTCTGAGTCGTGGCGTCGCGGGCGAAGGTGGTGAGCTCCTTCGACCAGATGAAGCTTCCCGCGATGAACAGCAACGAGGTGTCCTTCAGCAGCAGCACGAACTCGTTCGTCAGCGGCGGGATGATGATCCGGAAGCCCTGCGGGATGACCACCCAGAAGGTGGTCGCCAGAGGCGACATACCCAGCGAGCGGGAGGCTTCGGTCTGCCCCTTCGGCACGGCCTGGAGACCGGCGCGGATCGTCTCGGCCATGTACGCCGAGGCGACGAGGATCAGGCCGACGAGGCCGAGAACGACCGGGCCGCCGAGGTCTTGATTGCGCACGCCGACGGCGATCGGCAGGATGTAGGCGATCGCGAAGATCGTCAGCAGCGCCGGAAGGCCGCGGAACAGCTCGATCCACACCGTGGCGATCCACCGGAACGGTGCGATCACCGAGAGCTTCATCAGCGCCAGCACGACGCCCAGCAGCAACCCGCCGAGGAACGCCACGGCGGTGAACCACAGCGTGTTCACGAGGCCCGTCGTGATGATCCCGGGGAGCATCTTGACGGCGACTTCGGGGTTGAAGAACAGCGGACCGAGTCGCGCCCAGTCCGCTGTCACGGCAGCCCACACCGCAAGCGCGATGAGGATCGCGTACACCGAGTAGCGGTACACCTTCTGCTTCTGAGTGCGCCTCAACGCCATCGCCAAGGTCCTCTCGACCGACCGTCCCTACAAGCTCAGTTCGCGGAGAAGTAGGTGTCGTAGATCGTCTTGTAGTCGCCGCTGTCGCGGAGCTCCTGCAGCGCGCCGTTGACCGCCTCGAGCAGCTCGGCCTTCTCGCCCTTGGCGAAGGCGAAGCCATAGGACTCGCCGGTGTCGTACTCTTCGACGATCTTGTAGTTGGGGTCGGCCTTCTCGTGCTCGATGTTGACCGGCTGGTCCTGCAGGATCGCATCGATCGTGCCGGCCTGGATCGCCGGCCACAGCTCGCCGTCGGACGGGAGCTGCAGCAGCTCGGCGCCCTGGGCGTTCTCGGTGGCGTAGGCCTCGCCCGTCGTCCCCTGCTGGACGCCGACGATCTTGCCGTCGAGGTCGTCGATCGACTTGATCTCCGAGTCGGCGGGGACCAGCAGAGACTGCAGCGAGTCGTAGTACGGGTCGGAGAAGTCGAGGTTGGCCTTGCGCTCGTCGGTGATCGTCATGGCCGACGCTCCGATGTCGCAGGTGCCCGAGGCGAGGGTCGTACCGGACTGCAGGGCATCGAATCCGACGTCCTGCACGGCGAGCTTCAGGTCGAGCTTCTTCGAGATCGCGTCGAGCAGGTCGATGTCGAAGCCCGTGTAGCCGGTGCCGTTGTCGCCGCCCTCGAACTCGAACGGCGCGTACGGAATGTCGGAGCAGATGGTGAGCGTGCCCGCCTCGACGAGGCCGTAGTCGTCTCCTGCAGAGGTCGGGGCGTCGTCGCCTCCGGTCTCGTTGCCGCTGCTGGCACAGCCGGCGAGGGTGAGGGTGGCGGTCGCCGCGAGGGCGAGGCCGAGGATGAGATGACGGCGACGGGTCATGACCGCTCCAGACTGACGGGGCCATGAGGCCCGCGGACGGGTATGCAGATCATCCTGACACGGCGCAGGGCTGAATTCACACCTTGCCGGGTCACGTTTCCGTTTCGCCGCCCGGCCGCCGATCAGATCTCGAAGTCGACTGCCACACGGGATGCCACGACGGAGCGGATGTACGCCGCCGCCTCTTCGTGGGCCGGGTGCACCTGGTACTGCTCCAGATCGGCGACGGAATCGAAGTCGGCGACGAGCGTGACGTCCCAGTTCACGTCCGCGTAGACCGAGTTCGCGCCGGCCGAGATCGATCGCAGCTGGGGCACCACGCCGTCCAGCGCGTTCAGGCGACGGGCGACCTCGGCCGCCTGCGCGCCGCGCTCGGCGGCATTCTCGCTCGCGAGCTTCCACGTGACGACGTGACGGATCACTTCGACTCCCTCCGGTCGCTCAGCACGACCATCTGTTCTCCAGTCTCTGGCGCAGCTTGTCGGGCGAGACCCGCCAGTGCGCGTGCACCTCGTCGTCGATCAGGACGACCGGGATCTTCTCCCACCACAGGTCGTACAGCACGGGATCGTCCTCGATGGATCGCTCGACGATCTCGATGTCATCGCCGATCTCGTCGGGCAGGCCGGCGACGACCTCTTCGACGATGCCGAGCGCCGTCGGGCACAGATGGCAGCCCTGCTTGCCGATGACCGTGATGGTCGTCACGCCGACGGCACCTCGATCGGCTTGCCCTCGGCGATCCATCCGCCGGTGCCGCCCTCGACGTTGGTCGCGTCGTATCCTCGCGCTTCGAGTGCCTGCACGACGCGCGCCGAGCGACCTCCGACCTGGCAGATGACGTCGAACGCCTCGGAGGGAAGCTCCGCGAGGCGCCCGCCGAGCTCGGACATCGGGATGTTCACAGCGCCGGGCACGTGACCTGCGTCGAATTCGTCGCGCTCGCGCACGTCTATGAGCGGGACGCCCTCGCGTGCTGCGAGGTCGGCGGTGGTGATCGACTTCATGGGTCCTCGGTTCTCCGTAGCGACAGATGCGGCGGGAGACACACGAAGCGCCCCGTCGACGAGCTCGCAGAGCTGGTCGGGGGCGCTCGGTGTCTGGCCGCTTACTTCTTGTTGCGGCGCTGGTGGCGAGTCTTGCGAAGCAGCTTGCGGTGCTTCTTCTTCGCCATGCGCTTACGGCGCTTCTTGATGACTGAACCCACGGAAACCTCACTAAGTCAGGGGCTGGGCGTCTCCGAAAATCGGACACCCGGGTACGGGCACGGAAAATGCCTCGGATCAGTTTAGCAAACGCGACACCATGCGAAGTGCACTCCGTCGCGCCGGCTCGTCCCGCCGTCAGCCGACGTCGGAGATGGGGCGCTGCAGCGCATTCGCGACGGCGGTCTCCGGCACTCGATAGCTGCGTCCGAATCGGATCGCCGGCAGGTCGCCGGAGTGCACGAGGCGGTACACGGTCATCTTGGACACGCGCATGAGTTCTGCGACCTCTGCGACCGTGAGGAATCGGACTTCAGGAACATCGGGCATCCCACGTACCCCTTTCTGGTGATGCCCAACTCTATGGGGAAGACGGGACGCCTGTAAACCCACGGGACGAATGTGGTCTATGTGACTGCTGTGCATTCACTGTCGACGAGCCGTACGCTCACGCGCATCCTTCAGCACCTGCCGCTCGATCTTGCGGGCGTCCCACAGCGCCTTCTCGGCTGCACGCACGGCCTTGCGGGCCTCGCGCACCTTCTTGTCCTCGGCGAGTTCGGCAGGCTCGGACTGGAGCCAGGTGTCGGGCTGGACCCTCGGTTCGTCGCGATCGATGCTCGCGATGTACGCCTCGACGCCATCGAACACGCGCTCGATCCCGAAGTGGAACGGGTCGTCCTCGGACAGGAACACTCCCGCCTCGATCGCCGCGCGCAGCGAGGGGAACTCCTCCGCCGTGATCACCCTGTCGAACAGCTCGGCCTCGTAGACGGTGATCTGCTCGGGAGACATGCCCGTCGACCGCGCCTGCTGGGCATAGCCCGCGATCACGATTCCGTACCAGCGCGCAGCCCCTGTGACGGCGAGCGCGACCGCGAGGCGATCACCCTCGTCGAGAGGAGTCCCATCGAGACTCTCCAGCGCGGCATCCAGCCAGGCGGAGCTGCTCGGCGTGATCGGCGAACCCGTGATCGGGATCGAGAGCAGCCACGGGTGCGCGAGATAGAGCCGCGCCTGCGCCTCGAACAGCGCCCGCAGCTTCGCCCGCCAGCCGTCCTCCTGACGGTGTTCTTCGGGCGGGAGCCCCGTGGCCTCCTCCTGCATGAGCAGCAGCAGATCGTCCTTCGCGGTGACGTACCGGTACAGCGACATCGGCGTGAATCCGAGTCGGGCGGCGACGGCCGCCATCGACACCGCGCCGATCCCGTCGGCATCCGCAAGCTCGACCGCGGCCTCGACGATCTTCTCGACGCTCATCTCGCGCTTGGGCCCGCGCTGTGGATTGGCCGCCACACCCCACGCGAGTGCGATGCCTCTGGGCAGCTCCGGGGGTTCGATGTCGCTCATGCCCTCATCCTACTTCTGTTTATTTAGTAAACAGTGTGTTACTGTCATACACAGTTGTTAGCGGCGTACACAGTTTCCCCTACACAGAAGGATCTGCTCATGACGACACCAGCCATCGAAGTACGCGGGCTCCGCAAGGCGTTCGGCGCACAGACCGTGATCGACGGTCTCGATCTCACCGTCTCGCGCGGTGAGGTCTTCGCGCTGCTCGGCCCGAACGGCGCCGGTAAGACCACGGTCATCAACATCCTCACCACCCTCACCGAGCCGGATGCCGGCACCGCCACCGTCAGCGGGTTCGACGTGGCATCCGCCGCGATGCAGGTGCGCCGCCGGATCAGCCTCACCGGCCAGTCCGCTGCGGTCGATGACGCCCTCA
It includes:
- a CDS encoding ABC transporter permease codes for the protein MTGVDAPASAPTTAGPSRTVRRFGPSWAWLGLVPFGAYVLLFLAVPTILAIGSGFFDGDGVFTWTNIAALVDPVVLNTFANSAWISLLTAVVGAVAGALVCYAMLGMNPQGAVRQMVDAAAGVLAQFGGVMLAFAFIATIGAQGVITVLLRDSFGLNIFENGMWLYEVPGLIFPYIYFQVPLMVITFMPALAALKPQWSEANLTLGGTRLGFWTRIGIPVLAPTFLASLLLLFANAFSSYATAAALASQGSQIVPLQIRAALTSETVLGRENLAGALALGMIVIVGVVMVLYSLIQRRAARWQS
- a CDS encoding ABC transporter permease, translated to MNKLAPSRVTRWIIGILIGAFFAIPLISTFLYTLRGTGGRLSFERWAALLDPAASAAIKPIWTGLGNSLVLALVTVIIVLLLLAPTMILVNLRFPKLKSVFEFTALLPISIPAIVLVVGLSPIYLQIGRALGTGTWTLAFAYGITVLPFAYRSIQASIDAADLRTLSEAARSLGSSWPVVVMKVLAPNLRQGLLSASLISIAVVLGEFTIASLLNRQVFQTAMVVVGKQDPYAPAIFTLLALLFCFLLLLIIGRAARGNRKASQ
- a CDS encoding ABC transporter ATP-binding protein; this encodes MTTALPATKDNQLLAEAGDGTRVQFQGIEKSYGSNRVLHGVDLDIAPGEFVSLLGPSGCGKTTALRVLAGLENADGGAVLLGGQDVSRVPTNRRDIGMVFQAYSLFPHLSVADNTAFGLRRRGIGKAAAGRRALDALALVGLEGFAERFPHQLSGGQQQRVALARALVTEPRVLLLDEPLSALDAKVRVQLRDEIRRIQLRLGITTVFVTHDQEEALAVSDRIAVMDAGRIDQIDSPEELYLRPATAHVAAFVGLSSIVSGVASGDTVMVWGRSLPVNAPATGKVEVHLRPENLRFTGEADAATGGVVEESTFLGSIRRTLVKTDTGELVRVQHDAHQHPAFGDRVWLGIEPVPVAVRARD
- a CDS encoding amino acid ABC transporter ATP-binding protein, whose amino-acid sequence is MSTDLIDIHAPAIEVRGLRKSFGDNEVLKGIDLTVTGGEVVCIIGPSGSGKSTLLRSVNMLEEPTGGEILVEGIDITDEDTDIDRVRTRIGMVFQSFNLFPHLDVMGNLTLAQRRVKKRSKAEAEKVALAMLARVGLSEKASAYPGHLSGGQQQRVAIARALCMNPDMMLFDEPTSALDPELVGEVLQVMRSLADEGMTMLVVTHEMGFAREVGSRLIFMDAGAIVEQGDPREVLANPRHPRTQDFLSRVL
- a CDS encoding amino acid ABC transporter permease; the encoded protein is MALRRTQKQKVYRYSVYAILIALAVWAAVTADWARLGPLFFNPEVAVKMLPGIITTGLVNTLWFTAVAFLGGLLLGVVLALMKLSVIAPFRWIATVWIELFRGLPALLTIFAIAYILPIAVGVRNQDLGGPVVLGLVGLILVASAYMAETIRAGLQAVPKGQTEASRSLGMSPLATTFWVVIPQGFRIIIPPLTNEFVLLLKDTSLLFIAGSFIWSKELTTFARDATTQNGNATPLIMAALLYLIVTIPLTRFSAWLERRMARQR
- a CDS encoding transporter substrate-binding domain-containing protein, with protein sequence MTRRRHLILGLALAATATLTLAGCASSGNETGGDDAPTSAGDDYGLVEAGTLTICSDIPYAPFEFEGGDNGTGYTGFDIDLLDAISKKLDLKLAVQDVGFDALQSGTTLASGTCDIGASAMTITDERKANLDFSDPYYDSLQSLLVPADSEIKSIDDLDGKIVGVQQGTTGEAYATENAQGAELLQLPSDGELWPAIQAGTIDAILQDQPVNIEHEKADPNYKIVEEYDTGESYGFAFAKGEKAELLEAVNGALQELRDSGDYKTIYDTYFSAN
- a CDS encoding Dabb family protein, whose amino-acid sequence is MIRHVVTWKLASENAAERGAQAAEVARRLNALDGVVPQLRSISAGANSVYADVNWDVTLVADFDSVADLEQYQVHPAHEEAAAYIRSVVASRVAVDFEI
- a CDS encoding glutaredoxin family protein, encoding MTTITVIGKQGCHLCPTALGIVEEVVAGLPDEIGDDIEIVERSIEDDPVLYDLWWEKIPVVLIDDEVHAHWRVSPDKLRQRLENRWSC
- a CDS encoding rhodanese-like domain-containing protein, which gives rise to MKSITTADLAAREGVPLIDVRERDEFDAGHVPGAVNIPMSELGGRLAELPSEAFDVICQVGGRSARVVQALEARGYDATNVEGGTGGWIAEGKPIEVPSA
- a CDS encoding 30S ribosomal protein bS22, coding for MGSVIKKRRKRMAKKKHRKLLRKTRHQRRNKK
- a CDS encoding helix-turn-helix domain-containing protein — encoded protein: MPDVPEVRFLTVAEVAELMRVSKMTVYRLVHSGDLPAIRFGRSYRVPETAVANALQRPISDVG
- a CDS encoding TetR/AcrR family transcriptional regulator, with translation MSDIEPPELPRGIALAWGVAANPQRGPKREMSVEKIVEAAVELADADGIGAVSMAAVAARLGFTPMSLYRYVTAKDDLLLLMQEEATGLPPEEHRQEDGWRAKLRALFEAQARLYLAHPWLLSIPITGSPITPSSSAWLDAALESLDGTPLDEGDRLAVALAVTGAARWYGIVIAGYAQQARSTGMSPEQITVYEAELFDRVITAEEFPSLRAAIEAGVFLSEDDPFHFGIERVFDGVEAYIASIDRDEPRVQPDTWLQSEPAELAEDKKVREARKAVRAAEKALWDARKIERQVLKDARERTARRQ